The following is a genomic window from Strix aluco isolate bStrAlu1 chromosome 3, bStrAlu1.hap1, whole genome shotgun sequence.
GTAGCAAGTGACACAAGGCTGTATTTTAAAGTGCAGGTTCATGCATTGCGCTGGAAAAGATGCCACAGaagtgcacatacacacaaaagaaaacaaggaattgGGCAAAAACCACACTGGCATTTAAGTGCTaaaagcagagggagagggaggccCTTCGACACGGCAAGATGCAAAAAAATGATGCATTTTCACTACAAGTTGATTCCTGCTTCTTACCAACTTCTCAGAAGAAAGGCAAAAGCCACAAGGTTCGAGGTTGCACActcggaggaaaagagagggaacaaAACCAGACCTGAAAATACACTGAACATTCAAGGTTCTGTGCTGTGTTACATCTAGAGCTCTTGTGTTAGTAAATCAAACTTCTCAGcaagaaaaatactaataaaagtGCAAagtaaaaaatcccaaacatgaGCACATGCTGATCACACAgccttaaaaaaatacttaaccTACAAATTTGGAGTTTCAAGTAGACAAATTGCAAGATTACCGTTTCAGAGTCAGATTTCTGCCattagctgctgctttttttgctCTTCCTGGGGAGGCCTCGCTGGCCTGACGGGGCCTTCCAGGGTCTCCTCGCTCAGCAGCAACCAACCTACAAACACAAACCTCCCGCTAGGGAGAGTCCCCCTGTGAGTCACCACccagagaaacaaaacccaaacagcacCAATCCAACCGGCAAGGGGCGAGCGATGGGACAGTACAACCCAAAAGGATTATCTCATCGGTAACTCCCCCTCATTCTCCAATTTTCATACATGAAATTCTTGGCACAGGAAGCCAGAAAAGTTGTTAAAACCTCAACTTGAACAACTGGCTTCAAAACATCAAATCCCTATGTCAATACCATATATTAAGTCATCTTTTTATATACAATTTTATCATGTTCTTCAtacatttattaatttcagtggTAGCACACTGATTAAAATCACAGATACTTTAGACTATTTAGATTTGTCACCACTGTTTAACCAGTAAATCAGAGTTAAGCATTCTAGCAGATTGATACGACTCATTTTGTCCCGCTTCCCATACTCCACTCCTTTTAAATGACCCAAAGGCGTGGTTTCActcctaaaaattattttttcatttcttctcgtCTTAGTGACAGAACCAGGAAATTATATAGTTTGCCAACAGGTTACCCGATTTACAGCCGCTGGGTGTCACCTGAAATTTAACTTGATTTCCTGGTTTATGTCACACACAAACGTTCAGCGCAGCAGAAACATTCCTTTTTCACGAGGTAAGAAAGCTCAGTGTTACAGATAACAGATTTCTCTTCCCTCTCGTGAAAACGCTTTGTGACCAAGCACCTCGAAATTGCACCCTCCAGTCACCCAAAAAACAAGTGCTCTGAGCAGTCCCCTTCTTTCCTAGTCAGTTCTTCTTACAGCATATATTAAAGGCATGCCTCATATTTAGAAAACATCTCTTACGGTTTAACATTTTCAGATTCATCTACACATTTTATCACATTACCCCATTCACACCACGGTGGACTCTCCCATGCCAAGACATGTCGGCTGCAGgctgaaaagggaagggaaggaagggccGGATGAACGCGCCGAGCTCTGCACCACTCTAAAGGGATTCTTGAGCCACCTGACAAGAACAGCTACAATTCAATTGCATTtccgttttaaaaaaaaaaaaaaacaaaaaaacaaaaaagtcagcTTTTACTTTAATCGTTCTTCTCCCGatcaacatttccattttttctcccAGGGGAGCCCCCAGCAACCACTGGAGGGTCGCACAGTGCATCGTCCAgctggggctggagaggggcTTTGGCTGGCGAGTCCCCTGGTATCTTACGGGAGGTCTCTACCACAGAGTTTTTCAGCGTGTCATTCATTTCTATTACCTCAAAGTCCGCTTCGTTCCACTCTCCcgcatcctcctcatcctcttcatccTCATTAAGCCCCGAGTTTGACAACAAAGCTTTCCGGTCCTCGCTCTCACTCACTTCTTTCAAGTCGCTCTCCCCGGGAGAGTTGGCCAACTTGTACATCACAGGGAAGAGTACAACCGTCATCACGGAGGTCACCAGGGCGGTGTACATAACCACCGGAACGTGCTGGAACCTTCCTTGAAGGTACCCCACCACGGCAGGAATGCACATCTCACCCAGTGCAGCGCCGATCACAAACAGAGAAGCCGATTTTCCTTGCACCACCGTGTACTGCTCTATCCAGGAGATGCCGCTGGGGAAGATGGTGGCCATGGAGGCTCCATACACGGCGGTTCCCACCCACAGTGAGGCCGGGTGCCGCGCAAAGAAGGCCAGGCAcaaggaggaggtggcagagccTACGATACTCAGCAGGATCATGGTGCCAGGGTACAAGCAAGCGGCACAGAATATCGCCACTCCTCTGAAAGCGGCAAACGCGCCCCAGAAGACAGAATTCAAAGCGGCcgcttcattttctttcatctcgGCAAAGACCTTTGCGTAAGTAAATATGTAAGAACCGTAAGTGACCTCCGCTCCCACATAGCAGAAGAAGAATACAAACAGGAGCATAATAAGAGCATAGTGGTATTTGGCAAACGTGCACTTCTGCAGAGACGCCTTTGATTTGTCTCGAGCTGAGCTGCCCtttgaatacaaaataaaaaagaagaaagaaactaaCAGCAGATAGGTCCCTATGACAACATAGGACCACAAAAAGTCTGCACCGAGATGGTGTTTCAGTGCTGACGTAGCTGATGCAGCTGATGCTGTCGGCACAGACCTCAGGACGGACTGGTTTGTCTTTTCAGCTCCTGAAAGTTCTTTAGATTCAGAGCCTCCCAAGGCCATTTTAGCCAGGATCGGAGCCACAAACGCACCAACAGCAAAACTGAAGTGCAAGGCCTGCATATGTGGcccagcctctgctccccaggtGTTCAGAGCCAGTACATTGCCACCTGCAGATCCGAGAGAGGAGGATTCAGTCATTTTAGTCTGACACCAGatactgttttaaagaaaaacaaaacaaaacaaaccataacctaTATTACTAATTCCATTGGCAATAATACCAGGTTTAGCAAATACAGTGTGCAAAATTGCAGTTAACTGAAATTCCGCCCGCAAGCACCTTAAACCCATGTGATTACTTGAGCTTTAGGAGGGTATTTACAGCAGTCAAAACGAAGAGCCACACAATGGGTTAATCCAGCAGCGATGGCCATACTTCACtgctgcgccaggggaggtttagattggatattcgGAAAAATTTCTCCACCAAAGggtttgtcaagcactggaaaaggctgcccatgtggttgagtcgccatccctggaggtatttaaaagacgtggagatgtggtgcttagggacatggtttagtggtggacttggcagtgttaggttaaaggtcttttccaacctaaaccattctatgactctaatTTACCCTGCTTGACGATTTGCagcatttttcagccttttttcaaaaaagcaaatgTAACGGCTTCTCATTTCTGTAACTATTAACAGCAACAATGCACAATGCTAAGAATCAGAGGCCTCGTTAACATCCCAGGAAACATCAAGGATCACTTGCTTCAGATGGGCTGGGGCTACCCCCACTGCGTTCAAACGACTTTCCAGAAGCGGAAACATTTACAATAATACCACTGCAAGGACCAAACTACAACACCCTCAGATCAACAACAATGCTAGAAAATAAGAtctcagagaaacatttttaaatagtcCCCGAGATGAATGCAGAAAGATAAGAACAGTAATCAAATTCCTGTGCTACAGTACAGCAACCCTTGTCACTCAGCACTAACACTCTTCCAAACGAATCCAGTTACTCTACTGCCTTGCTCTTAAGTTTCTCCTGCTACTCCCGCTCAGGCTGGGAAGTCTCCCTGCCTCAAAGGCCTGAGTTCCAAGCAGCGAACACACCCACTGAAGGCATTTTTACAATAAACCAACAGGATTTTCCCCTACGAAGAATTTTTAAACCAAGCGCCATGTATGATGATCCTACGAGGGGCAGTAAATACACCTTTGCGCTCAGGTTATTTAGCCACGCAAACCCGTCTTTTTCACCACTGGATCCTGGATCATGCTCTGAGCTCTAACAGACTCCTTCAAACTCCGCAGAGTTAGGGCAGAGGGTTCCCACGTGCAGCCATCGTTCCTCTGTGCTGCCTACCAGAGCCAAACCGCCGAAACCAAGCCCTGGCTGGGATGCTTCCAGAGCTGTTTGGCTAGCTAGGCTAACACATCAGCCAGCTCCTTCTCAGAAATAAGCCTGCCCCAGAGCTGGTCAGCTGGCTCCAGTCATACCTCGCTGGCTCGTAAGTAGCCACAGGCTGCCTCAGTGGGCAGTCGGCACACTGCCGGGACATTGCTGGGGAGGTGCCAGGCGAGCGGCCGCCTCTCGCGGCTTTACCAGCAATGCTCCGCTGCCGATGTAGTTTTGGTTGTTTCCTGATCCCCAGCTGCAAGTCCACCAGCGTCATCCAGTCGTCTCTAAGCATGCTCAGGTCTCTTGCCACGGCCTCGCCTCCTGCCctgagctgcctgctgcagccagccAGCACTAGCTCATCCTTGCTAAGCCAAGCCCAACAAACTCATTGCTGGGGGGAGTTTCTTTTTCGTACCACTGGTATAACCGACCTTTCCAACCACACCTGGACATGTTTGCTCTCCAACTTCACCTGCACATCTTCCTCCAGTAAGGAGCCTCTACTAAGAAATCGGTTTTGAACAGCTTTGCAgcaaaagtggggtttttttccccaagccaTTTGCAGTGTGCACGTGCCACAGACTTACCATTTGGGggataaaataaatctgtattccCAAACACGTAAGCGGGGCTGGCCAAGGGCAGCAAATATTCCTTAATTCAGGAAGATGGATGCCATGGTAGTGTAAGTGAGCTGTGGCAGTAAATGTCTGCTGTGAATCCCCAAATGCTGCCTAGCCAGCTTTAGGCAGGCAACTCTCCAACACCGCAACTGTGAGAAACCCTCTCTTGAACACCAGGGCTTGCTCAGGACTAACTTTAGCTCCAGCTGGCACTAGTGAAGCGTAACCTGACCAGCTTCCTGTAGATgagtaatttaaagaaaacactgcttaAAGAGCATGTGACACTTTCTTTACACCTGTAATTGCCCACTGAAATATGCGCTGATCTTCTCCAGGAAGCAAGAGACGCCCAGCTGCCCACACCCCCTCGAGAAGGCCTGTTACACAAACACTGCAAGTCTCAGGACCAGAATAATCCAAGAATCCCGGCCAGGTAAAACAGCTCCCCTCTTTTAATTCAAGATGACATACCAGCAACAGTTTCAGTGAGCTCGAAGTTTCCCCTTAGGTTGGTGAAGGAACTCTCGGACCACATGGTCC
Proteins encoded in this region:
- the MFSD4B gene encoding sodium-dependent glucose transporter 1 isoform X2 translates to MFCSLNGNCSMWGFCFVFLTFPALSMFGTTVGLYGIPWCKKSLLLTVLMSVIGASMGILDTGGNVLALNTWGAEAGPHMQALHFSFAVGAFVAPILAKMALGGSESKELSGAEKTNQSVLRSVPTASAASATSALKHHLGADFLWSYVVIGTYLLLVSFFFFILYSKGSSARDKSKASLQKCTFAKYHYALIMLLFVFFFCYVGAEVTYGSYIFTYAKVFAEMKENEAAALNSVFWGAFAAFRGVAIFCAACLYPGTMILLSIVGSATSSLCLAFFARHPASLWVGTAVYGASMATIFPSGISWIEQYTVVQGKSASLFVIGAALGEMCIPAVVGYLQGRFQHVPVVMYTALVTSVMTVVLFPVMYKLANSPGESDLKEVSESEDRKALLSNSGLNEDEEDEEDAGEWNEADFELFLSGGSRIPLEWCRARRVHPALPSLPFSACSRHVLAWESPPWCEWGNVIKCVDESENVKP
- the MFSD4B gene encoding sodium-dependent glucose transporter 1 isoform X1, translating into MAGAERKKHVRFAAPGEAAAAAGPRLPAAPQAEVTVVGGGWRCGRSGDGAALRWCISGALCAAFLGLGMSIAVLGPTFPNLAANVHKNVSDIYYIFVGRSLGYLGGSVLGGVLFDCMNAHLLLALSMFGTTVGLYGIPWCKKSLLLTVLMSVIGASMGILDTGGNVLALNTWGAEAGPHMQALHFSFAVGAFVAPILAKMALGGSESKELSGAEKTNQSVLRSVPTASAASATSALKHHLGADFLWSYVVIGTYLLLVSFFFFILYSKGSSARDKSKASLQKCTFAKYHYALIMLLFVFFFCYVGAEVTYGSYIFTYAKVFAEMKENEAAALNSVFWGAFAAFRGVAIFCAACLYPGTMILLSIVGSATSSLCLAFFARHPASLWVGTAVYGASMATIFPSGISWIEQYTVVQGKSASLFVIGAALGEMCIPAVVGYLQGRFQHVPVVMYTALVTSVMTVVLFPVMYKLANSPGESDLKEVSESEDRKALLSNSGLNEDEEDEEDAGEWNEADFEVIEMNDTLKNSVVETSRKIPGDSPAKAPLQPQLDDALCDPPVVAGGSPGRKNGNVDREKND